The following are encoded together in the Mesoplodon densirostris isolate mMesDen1 chromosome 2, mMesDen1 primary haplotype, whole genome shotgun sequence genome:
- the PYCR2 gene encoding pyrroline-5-carboxylate reductase 2 has product MSVGFIGAGQLACALARGFTAAGILSAHKIIASSPDMDPPTVSALRKMGVNLTRSNKETVRHSDVLFLAVKPHIIPFILDEIGADVQARHIVVSCAAGVTISSVEKKLMAFQPAPKVIRCMTNTPVLVREGATVYATGTHALVEDGQLLEQLMSSVGFCTEVEEDLIDAVTGLSGSGPAYAFMALDALADGGVKMGLPRRLAVRLGAQALLGAAKMLLDSEQHPGQLKDNVCSPGGATIHALHVLESGGFRSLLINAVEASCIQTRELQSMADQEKISPAALKKTLLDRVKLDSRTVTSLTPCSSGRLLTRSPVPGGKKD; this is encoded by the exons ATGAGCGTGGGCTTCATCGGCGCTGGCCAGCTGGCCTGTGCCCTGGCGCGGGGCTTCACGGCCGCAG GCATCCTGTCGGCTCACAAGATAATAGCCAGCTCCCCGGACATGGACCCGCCCACAGTGTCCGCGCTCAGG AAGATGGGTGTGAACCTGACCCGGAGCAATAAGGAGACGGTGAGGCACAGTGACGTCCTGTTCCTAGCCGTGAAGCCACACATCATCCCCTTCATCCTGGACGAGATCGGGGCCGACGTGCAGGCCAGGCACATTGTGGTCTCCTGCGCGGCAGGTGTCACCATCAGCTCTGTCGAGAAG AAGCTGATGGCATTCCAGCCAGCCCCCAAGGTGATCCGCTGCATGACCAACACGCCCGTGTTGGTGCGAGAGGGCGCGACGGTGTACGCCACGGGCACCCACGCCCTGGTGGAGGATGGGCAGCTCCTGGAGCAGCTCATGAGCAGCGTGGGCTTCTGCACTGAGGTGGAGGAGGACCTGATTGACGCCGTCACAGGGCTCAGCGGCAGCGGGCCTGCCTAT GCGTTCATGGCCTTGGACGCGTTGGCTGACGGTGGGGTGAAGATGGGCCTGCCGAGGCGCCTGGCTGTCCGACTGGGGGCCCAGGCCTTGCTG GGGGCTGCCAAGATGCTTCTGGACTCAGAGCAGCATCCGGGCCAGCTCAAGGACAATGTCTGCTCCCCTGGGGGGGCCACCATCCACGCCCTGCACGTCCTAGAGAGTGGGGGCTTCCGCTCCCTGCTCATCAACGCAGTTGAGGCCTCCTGCATCCAAACACG AGAGCTGCAGTCCATGGCCGACCAAGAAAAGATCTCCCCAGCCGCCCTCAAGAAGACCCTCCTGGACAGAGTGAAGCTGGACTCCCGCACAGTGACCTCACTGACCCCCTGCAGCTCAGGGAGGCTCCTCACAAGAAGCCCAGTCCCAGGAGGCAAGAAGGACTAA